The following DNA comes from Pseudorasbora parva isolate DD20220531a chromosome 8, ASM2467924v1, whole genome shotgun sequence.
cggactcgaccctctctgaactcggactcgactcggactcgaccctctctgaactcggactcgactcggactcgaccctctctgaactcgaactcgactcggactcgaccctctctgaactcggactcgactcagactcgaccctctctgaactcggactcgactcggactcgaccctctctgaactcggactcgaccctctctgaactcagactcgaccctctctgaactcggactcgactcggactcgaccctctctgaactcggacttgactcggactcgaccctctctgaactcggactcgactcggactcgaccctctctgaactcggactcgaccctctctgaactcggactcgacccgctctgaactcagactcgtctcggactcgaccctctctgagctcggactcgaccctctctgaactcagactcgaccctctctgaactcggactcgactcggactcgaccctctctgaactcagactcgaccctctctgaactcggactcgactcggactcgaccctctctgaactcggactcgactcggactcgaccctctctgaactcggactcgaccctctctgaactcagactcgaccctctctgaactcggactcgactcggactcgaccctctctgaactcggactcgactcggactcgaccctctctgaactcggactcgaccctctctgaactcggactcgactcggactcgaccctctctgaactcggactcgaccctctctgaactcagactcgaccctctctgaactcggactcgactcggactcgaccctctctgaactcgaactcgactcggactcgaccctctctgaactcggactcgactcagactcgaccctctctgaactcggactcgactcggactcgaccctctctgaactcggactcgaccctctctgaactcagactcgaccctctctgaactcggactcgactcggactcgaccctctctgaactcggacttgactcggactcgaccctctctgaactcggactcgactcagactcgaccctctctgaactcggactcgactcggactcgaccctctctgaactcggactcgaccctctctgaactcagactcgaccctctctgaactcggactcgactcggactcgaccctctctgaactcggacttgactcggactcgaccctctctgaactcggactcgactcggactcgaccctctctgaactcggactcgaccctctctgaactcggactcgacccgctctgaactcggactcgtctcggactcgaccctctctgagctcggactcgaccctctctgaactcagactcgaccctctctgactTGGCTcggacttgactcggactcgaccctctctgaactcggactcgactcggactcgaccctctctgaactcggactcgaccctctctgaactcggactcgacccgctctgaactcggactcgtctcggactcgaccctctctgagctcggactcgaccctctctgaactcagactcgaccctctctgaactcggactcgactcggactcgaccctctctgaactcgaactcgactcggactcgaccctctctgaactcggactcgactcagactcgaccctctctgaactcggactcgactcggactcgaccctctctgaactcggactcgactcggactcgaccctctctgaactcagactcgaccctctctgaactcggactcgactcggactcgaccctctctgaactcggactcgactcggactcgaccctctctgaactcggactcgaccctctctgaactcagactcgaccctctctgaactcggactcgactcggactcgaccctctctgaactcggactcgactcggactcgaccctctctgaactcggactcgaccctctctgaactcggactcgacccgctctgaactcggactcgactcgtactcgaccctctctgaactcggactcgactcggactcgaccctctctgaactcggactcgactcggactcgaccctctctgaactcggactcgaccctctctgaattcggactcgactcagactcgaccctctctgaacttggactcgactcagactcgaccctctctgaactcggactcgactcggactcgaccctctctgaactcggactcgactcggactcgaccctctctgaactcgaactcgactcggactcgaccctctctgaactcggactcgactcagactcgaccctctctgaactcggactcgactcggactcgaccctctctgaactcggactcgactcggactcgaccctctctgaactcggactcgaccctctctgaactcggactcgactcagactcgaccctctctgaactcggactcgactcagactcgaccctctctgaactcggactcgactcgtactcgaccctctctgaactcggactcgactcggactcgaccctctctgaagtcggactcgactcggactcgaccctctctgaactcgaactcgactcggactcgaccctctctgaactcggactcgactcagactcgatcctctctgaactcggactcgactcggactcgaccctctctgaactcggactcgactcggactcgaccctctctgaattcggactcgactcagactcgaccctctctgaactcggactcgactcagactcgaccctctctgaactcggactcgactcgtactcgaccctctctgaactcggactcgactcggactcgaccctctctgaactcggactcgactcggactcgaccctctctgaactcggactcgaccctctctgaattcggactcgactcagactcgaccctctctgaactcggactcgactcagactcgaccctctctgaactcggactcgactcggactcgaccctctctgaactcggactcgaccctctctgaactcgaactcgactcggactcgaccctctctgaactcggactcgactcagactcgaccctctctgaactcggactcgactcggactcgaccctctctgaactcggactcgaccctctctgaactcagactcgaccctctctgaactcggactcgaccctctctgaactcggacttgactcggactcgaccctctctgaactcggactcgactcggactcgaccctctctgaactcggactcgaccctctctgaactcggactcgacccgctctgaactcggactcgactcggactcgaccctctctgagctcggactcgactcggactcgaccctctctgaactcggactcgactcggactcgaccctctctgaactcggactcgaccctctctgaactcggactcgactcggactcgaccctctctgaactcggactcgactcggactcgaccctctctgaactcggactcggactcgaccctctctgcaCTCGGATGAATCAGTGCTCTGATTCAAATGAGACAAATCTGAATAAAGGTCGTCATAAAAATTGCCTATATGATTTTTGTGCTATTGTATAGTTCTGTGTGAGGAGCAAAAGTGCAGTCATGTAAAATGAGTAAATATATCTTTGAATCAACATGCTGTTAAAAAAACTGTATGTAATGTGTAACAAAACAAATTCACTGACATACTATAAAAATGATTTGTCGATTCACAGACTGTTTTTATTCTTTCCAGATAATTGGGGGAATAGACCCGTCCTTATATGTTGGGGAGCTGTGGTACACACCAATCAGACGAGAGTGGTATTATGAGGTCATCATCGTGCGCATTGAGGTTAACGGACAGGATCTCAATATGGACTGCAAAGAAGTGAGAACAAGTCTTCTGCTTCtaagcacacacaaacacatatccAGTATCTTCAAGCACGTGTGCTTTcatgactcttttttttttcttatatgaAGGTCACATTTAAACATCAAAACCTATTCCATTAAACCTcctgtttttcttttgtttcagAGTTTGTGTAAATAGCCTCCACCAACAAGGTGGtttatttgcacttggtgtaaatTGGCACTCTGTAATTTATTCTATGACTTATAAAGAGGCAGTTGAATGTCATACCAACATTAAGTATTTAAATGGGGTGATTTTACTCAAATAGCCTATAGGTTTTAATGAATAGCCAAGATACCTAAAATGTATGTCTATTTCAtggataattgaataataacCCCATGGATTACAATaagtattacatttaaaaatagtcacactttGCCAATTATTATGACCCATCTTACCCCAATGgtctaattttatattttcattttaagaactataaaaaaaataagaactaTACTTTATActcaacaaataaaaacaaaccaaccgacaaacaaacagacaaaaaaaacacacacaaaaaaacagcataAATATGTTcacaaattaacaaataaacacagacaactttgatattcaacatAATGTAATGTCAGCAAGCACTGTTCTCCAGAGACAGAAAATTCGATTTTTTCAGAAAATTAGAGTAATTTTTTCGAATCCCTAAATCTCACTAATGTTGATATTCAGatgcaatgaaaaaaaaaaaagttctagcTATTTGTCAAATCTGTTGAAAATAGATGTTGTGCAATCTAAAATTtgatttaattgtattttggATGCATAAAAGCTACCTATGAATTATTATTAGCAAGACAGAGGAGTGCCCACTGTTGGACATTTTTAGTAGTGCAGTTTAAGGAGCTTTTTCCTAAATGCCAAAgctatatacagctctgaaaaaaattaagagaccacttaacattgatttctcaagcggacacccccccccccagcaTTTGAGAGCTCATTTTGTCAAGATTTTGAtctcttattttatttacttggcgactttttttatcattaaaattTGGCTGGGTGGTAAAATTGCTAAAAGCAGACATTctcattctttctttctttctttctttctttctttctttctttctttctttctttctttctttctttctttctttcttttacgTATCCTGGATTAatgtttaggtttttttttggtatttttttttttacactatgTTTTTTTGATTTGATTGTCTAGATAATGTGTTAAAAATTGTAATAAAGTTGTTtgaaaaatctctctctctctctctctctctctctctctctctctctctctctctctctctcgctctctctctctcagtataACTATGATAAGAGTATTGTGGACAGCGGCACTACAAACTTGCGTCTCCCTCGTAAAGTGTTCCAGGCTGCTGTGAAGGCCATTGAAGCGGCTTCATCGGTCGGTTTATATCATCTCAACTGTTCTCATTGTTAACCATGCTAAACGTTTTCAGATTTCTCTCATAATTGGATTTTTGTCTCCACAGACTGAACAGTTTCCCTCAGGTTTTTGGCTAGGGGAGCAGCTGGTATGTTGGCAGGCGGGCACCACACCCTGGCATATCTTCCCTGTCATTTCTCTCTACCTAATGAGTGAAAATAGAAACCAGTCCTTCCGTATCTCCATCCTGCCACAGGTACCATCATTTTGCTTTTCTTATTCCGTGGCTATGACAACTTTCAGAAAGGCATACTGACTCACCCTCATGTGATTTTTTAAACCTCTGACTGTTTTTTTCATAATCctaactagggatgcaccgaatccagatttttgaggttcggccgaataccgaatccactggtCAAGATTCTGCAGAatccgaataccgaatccactggttaagattctgccgaatccgaatACCAAATCCACTGGTTGAGATTCTGCCGAAACCGAATCCAACTCCCAtcctcagtccattatcacagtaaatacattaatgacataaacaacgtccacagcagtgtatttttaatttaattttaatttaaaaaaaggcaacattgTGCCAGGATGACTGTGCCGTATTGCTGTCTGCAGATTCCTTCATGCACAACTCTTATTCTTTTGGATGGGAAGTTCagttcttttccgcgaaccggttctttcggacagttcgtttcaatgaaccggttaaaaaaaccggatcaccgcttcttttacgtctttacgtaatgacgtcatttctatcgtcccggcggatgaaaatacattcaaacacattcatataaagtatttgtaattaaaacttagtatagtaataattattattgtcatcatcatcatcttggatacattttttaattcatgttttgcaaaagcactcaatacagccactgtcgtgcaaacactgatgttttacacagattaaataaacttacattgacataacataaacttacacaaatccttggttcacccgtgctcatgtattatcagcatccgttttccgagagaaacagcagccgtcccactccgagagaaacagcagccgtcccactctgagagaaacagcagccgtcccactccgagagagacagcagccgtcccactccgagagagaCAGTTCGATTCAAGACGGCGCATCACGcatgcagtatctcagctcaccggttctcacagcaaaacatgtctcagttcagtgaacggttggagttacaacatatacttcaagatattagtttatttctagtctgagggattgtcactcatgtcagaaagtgagtaactatagtaacttgtgggatcagcgttgatttgagacgcgaaccgtttagaacgattcagtccgatttggtgaactggttcgaccggatcactaaaaagatctggttaaaaagaacgattcgttcgcgaaacCGGACATCCAGCGGGTATTGTTTAGGGTTCTTGCCACCACGAGACAAATTGGCATTGCAAATTGAACATATAGCTGGACTTGAATTGCCTTCTTGTGACTGAAAGTACTGCCAgcacattttctgttcacaagttcATTTTCACTTTCTCACAGCTTACTGCATTCGAATGGTCCACCTAGTAAACACGTTGCCATAATCAACCGCGGCATCATCGAGCAGTATCGCGTAGTGCAAGCCTAGGGTTCGGTTCGGTGGAAAAAAATTCCAAGGTTCGGCAGAAACCGAACCCAGTCAAAAAGCCCAATATTCGGTCGAATCTGAACCCAAATCCTggtttcggtgcatccctattcCTAAGTTTGTGTCGTGCCTACTAAACGGTAACACTTGCCCTACTCTCATTCTACTGCAGAACGTACTGTGCAGTCAGCTAGTGTTCTAAAAGGATTAGGATACTTGACAAATAGTTATAAGTGCTCATATATATGTGTCAAACTCCtagagggccactgtcctgcagagtttagctccaaccctactaAAAACTTGAGCTGTTTCCGAAATCTGTGTCCGACAAAGTTTGTATCCCACATGTGAATGTAATTCACACACTGTACCAGCTACAACCACTAAACCTTGTAGAGTTGCTggatctttttttatatatacacagattATCAGGCATGACATTATGAGCGTTATGGCcaataatattgtgttggtccccctttgcTGCCAAAAAAGGTACTCGTCGAggtatggactccactagacccctgaaggtgtgctgtggtatctggcaccaagatattagcagcagattctttctgtctacacaaaaatgtatcagttttatcatatttcatAATTCCGAATAGCTGATGTCTGTCTCTCTCGGCTCTCTGCAGCAGTACCTGAGGCCGGTGGAGGACGTTGCCTCGGCTCAGGAGGACTGTTATAAATTCGCTGTGTCCCAGTCGAGCACTGGTACAGTAATGGGTGCCGTCATCATGGAGGGCTTCTACGTGGTGTTTGACCGGGAACGCAAACGCATCGGCTTTGCTGTTAGCACATGTCACGgtcagtgttgtgcaagttacttccaaactgtaatatattatagattacttattactgctatttaaaagtaattctttacattacaatattactgtctcagaattgtaatgcgttacattactcctgtattacttttgagttactttcaccaaaataactacagaagCAACTCTTAACATTCTGAGATGTAGGCTaccagagagcattttacatccagaAGGTGATATGATGAACCATAATGACTGTGGGGTATcaggctaacaatagagaattggctcaagacaatgcaagaaatcatgacaAATAGAATCACAAACGATCCAATCTGTTATAAGTATtgtagaggtaaagtgattatctgggaatagcttctgttcatagacacaacagaactgtgtgtaaactctaagttataacaatatgcgcatttgttcttttcttattgttgcgacatCGATAGAATTTCGGTTTTAGACAAAGGTTGCATTTGACAGCATTTACATTTGACTATTAGCCtacgttcttgtccttatctgtgataaactaagcaatgcgcatccaGTAATAACAGGAACATGCCCACTGCCGCTCAGATATTATTAACAGGAGCGGATGCCAAGCGAGTGCTTTCAAtaaattcctatgaaagttatgcttccatatgaactgaaaacgcgccagtgcgcgcacacCGGAAATGACAGCTCGTCAGTAAATGCGCGCTCTGtgcggccaagcagattttagtttcggtttaaaattagcctattattcttaatgaaaaacacaacacaatgacaaactccctttattaggcgcttttacatttcactttgaaaccaaatcttccgcgatcatctgaCAGCTCaagatctgactcctgctgcgacGATCGGATCATCGTCGCAAGCGTTACTGaaaatgtaccgagtaaaatattactgaaaattcattagtaatgccttacactactgcgttacatcaaaaagtaatacgttactgtaatgtattacttttgtaatgcgttactcccaacactggtcACGGTGAGAGAGCATTTTCTCTGGGAAACTTGCAATGGGTTCAGAAAACATTACTTATAACACTTGGGCCACACACAAATAATTCTGTTACTTTGTATTTTCTGTAttttataaaaagaaaagcttttgagAAAAGCTCATGCAGCATTTGTTTTGAGATGAGACGTGTGACTAAACATGGCGTAATACAGCACTGCCCCTCTGGAAGTTTCTAGTGATCCTCCTGAACACCTCAATCGGCTGGTTCAGGAGTGTTAAACATTTTCCCCTgacattgacagaattttccggcTTTCAATGTTATGCGGTAGAGGGCGCTATTAGGCATCTTCTGAAAGAATACAGAATATCCCGATCAAAACACAGACAAACAGgagcagaaacaagcaataaaGGTATTTCTTATGTAAAttgtagtttgtttgttttttgactCAAACtagagtaaaaaatatatttatttttttcaaagaagatagtttgttctttcttttgatatattgcatattcaaatattcatcacaatacaaaataatttAGGGGCCatatcattgtttttatttttttttgaaacactggtGGGGAAGAGTTAATTCTGAAACTTTTCTGAATATTTCTATCTGGACACCACAGTACTTTGGGAAGCCACTGTATTAAAATGGAATTAACTTGTTTTACCTGCAAAGCACCAGAATTAATAATTGTAGTCATATTACAGGTCAGATAAGGTTGCAatgcaaacaacaacaaaaacataatgCAATGCGATGCGaagtacaataaaataaaaaaaaacacattgcaCCCACACAGAATATTACAGTAATTAGGATTTTAATAGATTGTCATTAAGAGGAATGAAAATTACAAACATAAGAATCATCTGAGCACATTACCACAACAAGATGTCACCTACCAACCCAACTTCTTTTTCTTATTCTGTGTTTGTTCATGTTTCCGTTTAGTCCACGATGAGTTCCGCACGGCCTCGGTGGAGGGACCGTTCCATGGCGTGGACCTTGAGGACTGTGGCTACAATGTCCCTCAGACCGACGAGTCCACTTTAATGACCATCGCCTACATTATGGCAGGCATCTGTGCCCTATTTATGCTGCCTCTGTGCCTCATGGTCTGCCAGTGGCGTTTTACACGCTGCCTTCATCCTCTGGGCGCTGGAGATTTCTCTGATGACATATCTCTCCTAAAGTGAGCCATAGCAAAACGTACAGCATTTAAACTGTTCGTAAAGATGGCCATCCTTGAGGTTCAAAAAGGGGAAGTATTGATGAGGCTACAATAATTATAACTACATATGTTATAATTGCGAatatgcacacactcacacagaaacacactgtctctctctctctctctcacacacacacacacacacacacataaacacgtACGTGGGCTGTCCCACTTTGGAGGGATTTCGTAACCTCTAAACTTTTTTGAGTACATGTGATGTGTGAGTGATCTCTTATCTCAGAGACTTTTAAGTGTGGATAGCTGTCCTGGGACTGTTCAAGTAAAGTTATGTAAAGTTATGTAAACTATATGAGTgggtgtgtctgtgtttgaaagtgtgagagagtttgtgtgctaTATTAAGATGTCATGTTCTATAATACCAATATTGTTTGATGAATATAGGGTAACTCTTTGAGTCACTGTTTATAACTTATTCCAGTCCCCAAAAATACCATAAGGAACTCATTACTATTACTTACTAAGGAAACATGCACTTCCGACTATATTAATTGAAAGCTTACAGTAAATAGActtatataatttgtaataatgaATGTCACAGGGAGAGAACATGTCCAGTCATATTTTACCCCAAAAATTTTACCCCCAGAAAACagaagttatatttaaaaataaagccTATTTTTGGGACTAAGAGTTACAACTAAGTAATTGCATTGTGATATTATTTTCATaaccatttaaattattttattttctgtaaATGTTTCAGTACCTCAATACAGATAAATACaagtagttaaataaataatatattatttattcattgtattttattttaacataagGAGTGGACTTAAAATGGGATCTTaaaattcttgttttttttaatattgtagtcATATCTTATCTGGACATGTTTTCTAGAGATTTACATTCATATCTAAAGGATATTCATCAGCTTTTGTATCATTACTCTGGACACGTATGGAGCTGAAATGCTGACTTCACATTGCAAATATTattgcacacacactcacatgcaaCCCAACAATAAATGCACCTAAAACAATTGCTGCTTATTCTTATGCATATAATAACTCACATATAAGAGGAAAAGCACACACGCACTCTTACATCTTCTTAACCAAACCTTCAGATTAAGTCACAATTTAACATGTCTAAACTGACAAATCTGCAGAGCGGGTTCCTACTGCTACTGCTAATGTGTAACATGTATTAAAGGAAATCCAGATTGGCAGCTCTTACATCCAATAAAGTtcataatacaatataattgtGTGACCTCGTTTCTGATATTATGTGTTGTAGCACGATAATCTGCTCTTTGCTTCCTTTGCCAGTGAACAGAAGTGCTCATTCAATCCTGTGCCTAGTTCACAACAAAGGAATTTTTAGATTCAAAATTGTAGAAGACAAAGATAGAAGACAACATTACATTGAAGATAACATAAAGCTGGGGTAAGGTCTTTCTGGTAACcaatgttgatatttcaaatcacaaaaacaaacacacccctattttgatagctctgCCCCACACATATGTAACCAATGGAGATCGCCGTCCGCAACtagcggccatcttgtcacaggcagctttGCTCACTCGTAACCAGcgttgggagtaacgcattacaaaagtaatacattacagtaacttattactttttgatgtaacgcagtagtgtaaggcattactaatgaattttcagtaatattttactcggtacattttCAG
Coding sequences within:
- the bace1 gene encoding beta-secretase 1 — protein: MQVPRLLLYSWSFMALLPVTSSAGSPGSVLLRFPLQQGPLSQPAAARVPSRAARARRGVRAVNFVNMIDNLRGKSGQGYYIEMAVGTPPQKLNILVDTGSSNFAVGAAAHPFLHRYYHRSLSSSYRDLGRGVYVPYTQGRWEGELGTDLVSIPHGPNVSLRANIAAITQSDRFFINGSNWEGILGLAYAEIARPDEMLEPFFDSLLRQTSVPDMFSLQLCGAGFTQNYSAGSSTVGGSMIIGGIDPSLYVGELWYTPIRREWYYEVIIVRIEVNGQDLNMDCKEYNYDKSIVDSGTTNLRLPRKVFQAAVKAIEAASSTEQFPSGFWLGEQLVCWQAGTTPWHIFPVISLYLMSENRNQSFRISILPQQYLRPVEDVASAQEDCYKFAVSQSSTGTVMGAVIMEGFYVVFDRERKRIGFAVSTCHVHDEFRTASVEGPFHGVDLEDCGYNVPQTDESTLMTIAYIMAGICALFMLPLCLMVCQWRFTRCLHPLGAGDFSDDISLLK